The Flavobacterium psychrophilum genome includes a region encoding these proteins:
- a CDS encoding fumarylacetoacetase, translating into MPLTANDPSRKSWLNVPKDSDFPIQNIPFGVFITKDDVVTIGTRIGDYAIDLGALQQLNYFEGIELTDDMFMQDTLNDFISDGKKTWRLVRNRIAELFDVKNTTLKDNEDHKAVVIFNIEDVEMQLPVLIGDYTDFYSSREHATNVGVMFRDPENALLPNWLHLPVGYHGRSSTIVPSGIPVHRPMGQTLPNGETQPVFGPSKLVDFELEMAFITTDANVMGESISVEEAEEHIFGMVLFNDWSARDIQKWEYVPLGPFLAKNFASSVSPWIVTLDALEPFRTEGPSQNEPQPLEYLRQEGAHAFDIKLQVAIEPEGEVETVVSNSNFKYMYWSMAQQLAHHTVNGCRVNSGDLMGSGTISGPTPDSFGSMLELSWGGKNPVKMNDGSERKFINDNDTVIMRGFCQNNDVRIGFGEVCSKLLPPFTKK; encoded by the coding sequence ATGCCTCTTACAGCAAATGATCCTTCAAGAAAATCTTGGCTTAACGTACCGAAAGACAGTGATTTCCCTATACAAAACATACCATTTGGCGTTTTTATAACTAAAGACGACGTGGTTACCATTGGTACACGAATTGGCGATTATGCTATTGACCTCGGTGCACTTCAGCAATTAAACTACTTTGAAGGTATAGAGCTAACCGACGATATGTTCATGCAGGACACACTGAATGACTTTATATCTGATGGTAAAAAAACATGGCGTTTAGTACGTAACCGCATCGCAGAACTATTTGATGTTAAAAACACTACACTTAAAGACAACGAAGATCACAAAGCTGTAGTTATCTTTAATATAGAAGATGTAGAAATGCAGCTTCCTGTACTTATTGGAGATTATACCGATTTCTATTCAAGCCGTGAGCACGCTACCAATGTTGGTGTAATGTTCCGTGACCCGGAAAATGCATTGCTGCCTAACTGGCTGCACCTGCCTGTGGGTTACCACGGAAGATCGTCTACAATTGTGCCGTCAGGAATTCCTGTTCACCGCCCAATGGGACAAACTCTGCCTAACGGCGAGACCCAGCCTGTATTCGGCCCGTCTAAACTGGTTGACTTTGAGCTTGAAATGGCATTTATTACTACTGATGCTAACGTAATGGGTGAATCTATCTCTGTTGAAGAGGCAGAAGAGCACATTTTTGGTATGGTATTATTTAACGACTGGAGCGCACGCGATATCCAAAAATGGGAGTATGTGCCACTAGGGCCATTCCTTGCTAAAAACTTTGCATCGTCTGTATCTCCGTGGATTGTTACGCTTGATGCGCTTGAGCCTTTCCGTACAGAGGGTCCTTCGCAAAACGAACCTCAGCCTTTAGAGTACCTTAGGCAGGAAGGCGCACACGCGTTTGATATTAAACTTCAGGTAGCTATTGAACCGGAAGGAGAAGTTGAAACTGTAGTTTCTAACTCCAACTTTAAATATATGTACTGGAGCATGGCACAGCAGCTGGCACACCACACTGTTAACGGATGCCGTGTAAACAGCGGTGACCTTATGGGCAGCGGAACAATATCGGGCCCCACGCCAGATAGTTTCGGATCGATGCTTGAGTTAAGCTGGGGCGGCAAAAACCCTGTAAAAATGAATGACGGAAGCGAACGTAAATTTATCAATGATAACGACACGGTTATCATGAGAGGTTTCTGCCAGAATAATGATGTTAGAATTGGATTTGGTGAGGTATGCAGCAAACTGCTGCCACCCTTTACTAAGAAATAA